The genomic interval GGGATGACGGCATCGTGGTCTTCTTCCTGTTCTCCGTGGGCCTGGTCCTCCTCCTGGCCGACCGGCTGGCGGAACGGGCCCGCCACGGGGACGTGCTGGAGCTTCCCCTAGCCCGGGTGGCCTGGATTGGGGTCTTCCAGGGCCTGGCGGCCCTCTTCCCCGGCACCAGCCGAAGCGGGGCCACCATCCTGGGGGGCCTCCTTCTGGGGCTAAGGCGCAAGGCCGCGGCGGAGTTCAGCTTCCTTCTGGCCCTTCCCACCATGCTGGCCGCGGTGGGGTATGACCTCCTCAAAAGCGCACCCCAGATACCGAAAGGGGGCTGGGACCTCCTCTTTCTCGGCTTCCTCTCGGCCCTTGTCACCGCCCTCCTCACCGTGCGCTGGATGCTTTCCTTTGTGGAGCGCCACGGCTTCAGGCCCTTCGCCTATTACCGCATGGCCCTGGCCCTGGTCTACGCCTACTTCTTCCTACGCTAGGGCCAGAACCCGGTCCAAGGCCCTCAGGAACTCCCCGTAGGGCTCCCGCCGGGCCCCCTCCCCCATGAGGCCCAGCCGCAAGACCTGCCCCCGGGTGGGCCCGATCCCCCCGGCCACCGCCACCCCCTGGGCGTAGAGGGCCTTGACCAGGCGGTCCGCCTCCACCCCCTCGGGGGGGCGCACCACCAGCACCGTGGGCAGGGGGCTGGCCTTGGGGTAAAGGCTAAATCCCCTGGCCTTTAGCTCCTCCAGCAACCAGGCGTAGACCTCCTTTGCCCGGCGTTCCCGGGCCTCCGTCCCCTCCTCCAGGACCAGGTCCAAGGCCTCCAAGAGGGCGTAGTGCAGGAGGACAGGGGTGGTGTGGTGGTAGCCGCCCCGCTCCCAGTGCTCCGCCACCCGGGCAAGGTCCAGGTACCAGCCCCGCCTGCCGGTGAAGGCCCGGCGGGCCTCGAGGCTCACGGCAATGGGGGCCAGGCCCGGGGGAGCGGAGAGGCACTTTTGGCTACCGGTGAAGGCGTAGTCCACCCCCATCCCCCGCATGGAAAAGGGGAGCATCCCCAGGGTGGTGACGGCATCCAGGAAGAAAAGGGCCCCGGCCTCCTTGGCCAGGGCCCCCACCTCCCGGGCCGGGTTCAGCACCCCGGTGGAGGTCTCCCCGTGCACCAGGGCCACCATGCGGTAGCGCCGGGCCCTTAGGGCCTTGGCCACCGCCTCCGGGTCCACGGGCTCGCCCGGAGGAAACTCCAAAACCGTGGGCTCCAGGCCGTGGACCTGGGCCATCTCCGCCACCCTCTGGGAGAAGGCCCCGTTCACCAGCACCAGGACTGGGCCCCGGTCCAGGTTGGCAAGGCCAGCCTCCATGCCTAGGCTTCCCGAGCCCGCCAAAGCCGCCAGCAAGGCCCCTTCCCCGGGGTCGAAAAGCCGGGCAAGCCTCTCCTGGATGGCCCGGTTTATCGCCAGCACCTCGGGGTCCAGGTGGCCCCGCATGGGACGGAGAAGAACCCTTTGCACGCGCTCGGGGATGGGGGTAGGTCCAGGGGTCAGAAGCAGCATCTCGCCTCCTCTACTCCCGCCGGAAGCGGGCATAAGAAAAGCCCCCGCGGCCAGACCGGGGGGGCCCTTCCCGAAGGAAGGGGCCCCCTACCGGATAGCTCGCAGGAGCCTCATTGAAGCCCACTTTAGCCCAAGGCCCCTTTCCTTGTAAAGTGCTACCTGGATGAAGGACTACTACGCCATCCTGGGGGTGGGCCGGGAGGCCACCCAGGAGGAGATCAAAAAGGCCTACCGGAGGCTCGCCCTCCAATACCACCCCGACCGCAACCCCGGGGACAAGGAGGCGGAGGAGCGCTTCAAGGAGATCAACGAGGCCTACGCCGTCCTCTCCGACCCCGAGAAACGGGCCCAGTACGACCGGGGGCTATTAGGGGCGCCGGAACTCCGCACCGAGGACCTCTTTGACCTCTTCGCCCAGGTCTTCGGCTTCCGCACCGGGCGCACCGCCCCCAGGGGGGAGGACCTCGAGGCCCAGGTGGAGGTGGAGCTGGAAGACCTCCTCAAGGGGAAGGAGGCGGAGGTGGCCTACGCCCGCCTTGTCCCCTGCGAGGCCTGCGGGGGCCAGGGGGGTAGGCGGGTGGTCTGCCCCACCTGCGGGGGCAGGGGGGCAGTGGAGAGCTACCGCCAGGGCCTCTTCGGGGCCTTCGTCACCCGCTCCACCTGCCCCCACTGCAAGGGGCAGGGCCACCTCCTGGCGGAAACCTGCCCCGTGTGCCGGGGCCGGGGCCGGGTGGCGCGGGAGGAAAGGGTTCGGGTACGAATCCCTCCGGGCATGGACGAGAACCACCTTTTGCGGGTGCCGGGCTACGGGAACCTAGGACCCGGCGGCCCCGGGGACCTCTACGTGCGCCTGAAGATACGCCCCCACCCCCACCTGGAGCGGGAAGGCGCCGACCTCGTCTACCGCCTGAAAATCGGCCTAGCCCAGGCGGCCTTAGGCGCCCGGGTGGAGGTCCCCGGGGTTTCGGGCCCCATTCCCCTGGAGATCCCTCCGGGCACGGGGCACGGGGAGGTCTTTGAGCTTCCCGGGGAAGGCCTCCCCCACCCGGGGGAGGCCAGGCGGGGAGCCCTTCGGGTGGTGGTGGAGCTTTCCGTGCCCAAACACCTAAGCCCCAAGGCCAAGGAGCTCCTCAGGGCCTACGCCAAGGAGGTGGGAGAGGAGGTGGCCCCCGAGGGCTTCTTTGAAAGGCTAAGGGGGCTCTTCCGCAAGTAGGCCCTTCGTGGTATAGTGAGGCATTCCGGGTGGCTATAGGGTGGCCCCTTGGGTCTAAAGCAACCCCTAAGGCCCCGGATACGAGCCCTGGGGGCTCGGAAGAGAAGGAGCGGTATGCAGAAGGGTCGGGTCAAGTGGTTCAATGCGGAGAAGGGCTACGGCTTCATCGAGCGCGAGGGCGACACGGATGTGTTCGTCCACTTCAGCGCCATCAACGCCAAGGGGTTCCGCACCCTGAACGAGGGGGACATCGTCACCTTTGACGTGGAGCCGGGCAAGAACGGCAAGGGCCCCCAGGCGGTGAACGTCACCGTGGTGGAGCCGGCCCGCAGGTAAAGGGAAACCCGGACCGCCGTGGGTCCTACCCACGGCGGTTACCTTTTGGGGAAACTTATCACCCCTTTCTCAGACCCTAGCCGGTAGCATGGGAGGGATGCGGACCCTTAACCTCAGCTTACGTCCGGTGCTTCCAGAGGACGCCCCCCTCCTGCACGGGCTCTTCCTGCGAAGCCCCGGGTACTTCGCCCTAATCGGCATGGAACCCCCGGCCCTCGAGGACGTGGCCCGGGACCTGGCCACCCTGGAGAAGGACCAGCGCCGCCGGGCCTTCCTCCTCTTCCTGGAGAAGGAGGCGGTGGGGTACCTGGACTACAAGCTCCACTACCCCGAGCCCGAGGACGCCACCCTAAGCCTCCTCCTCATCCGGGAAGACCGCCAAGGGCAGGGCCTGGGGCGAAGGGCCCTAGAGCACCTCCTAAACCACCTGACGGGGGCCGAGCGGCTCTATGCGGTGGTCTATGGCAACAATGCCCGGGCCAAGGCCTTCTTCCAGGCCCAGGGCTTCCGTCACGTGAAGGACGGAGGCCCCACCCTAAGCTGGTACGTGCGGGAACTATGAACCAACACCCCACCCAGGCCTTCGCCCAGGTGGGGGGCACCGGTACCCTAGGCCTGCTCGGGGCCTACGCCCTAACCTAGACCAGCCAGCTTGCGGTTCTTCTCAATGTAGGACTTCCACTGCTCGGGAACATCCTCCTCGGGGAAGATGGCGTTCACCGGGCAGGCGGGTACGCAGGCCCCGCAGTCGATGCACTCCTCGGGGTGGATGTAGAACTGGTCCCCCCCATCGTAGATGCACTCCACAGGGCAGACCTCCACGCAGGACTGGTCCTTTACGCCGATGCAGGGTTCACAGATCACGTGCGGCATCCTTCACCTCCCGAGCTACCGCTCCCCCCTATTTTAGGGCAGAAGGCCCTTTGTCAACCGCCTAGGCCCCCAGGTGCCGGAAGAAGGCCTCCCGGGAGATGGCCCCCACCACCTCCTCCCCCTTGACCACCAGGACCAAGGGTTGCCGCAGGAAGAGGGGGGAAAGCTCGCTCACCGCCATCTCCGTCTCCACGCTGGGCACCTCCTCCAAGGGCAGGATATGGTCGGAAAGGCCCAGTAGCCCCACCGGCCGCCCCTCTTGCACCAGCA from Thermus neutrinimicus carries:
- a CDS encoding alanine--glyoxylate aminotransferase family protein, producing MLLLTPGPTPIPERVQRVLLRPMRGHLDPEVLAINRAIQERLARLFDPGEGALLAALAGSGSLGMEAGLANLDRGPVLVLVNGAFSQRVAEMAQVHGLEPTVLEFPPGEPVDPEAVAKALRARRYRMVALVHGETSTGVLNPAREVGALAKEAGALFFLDAVTTLGMLPFSMRGMGVDYAFTGSQKCLSAPPGLAPIAVSLEARRAFTGRRGWYLDLARVAEHWERGGYHHTTPVLLHYALLEALDLVLEEGTEARERRAKEVYAWLLEELKARGFSLYPKASPLPTVLVVRPPEGVEADRLVKALYAQGVAVAGGIGPTRGQVLRLGLMGEGARREPYGEFLRALDRVLALA
- a CDS encoding cold-shock protein, producing MQKGRVKWFNAEKGYGFIEREGDTDVFVHFSAINAKGFRTLNEGDIVTFDVEPGKNGKGPQAVNVTVVEPARR
- a CDS encoding DnaJ C-terminal domain-containing protein; its protein translation is MKDYYAILGVGREATQEEIKKAYRRLALQYHPDRNPGDKEAEERFKEINEAYAVLSDPEKRAQYDRGLLGAPELRTEDLFDLFAQVFGFRTGRTAPRGEDLEAQVEVELEDLLKGKEAEVAYARLVPCEACGGQGGRRVVCPTCGGRGAVESYRQGLFGAFVTRSTCPHCKGQGHLLAETCPVCRGRGRVAREERVRVRIPPGMDENHLLRVPGYGNLGPGGPGDLYVRLKIRPHPHLEREGADLVYRLKIGLAQAALGARVEVPGVSGPIPLEIPPGTGHGEVFELPGEGLPHPGEARRGALRVVVELSVPKHLSPKAKELLRAYAKEVGEEVAPEGFFERLRGLFRK
- a CDS encoding GNAT family N-acetyltransferase, producing MGGMRTLNLSLRPVLPEDAPLLHGLFLRSPGYFALIGMEPPALEDVARDLATLEKDQRRRAFLLFLEKEAVGYLDYKLHYPEPEDATLSLLLIREDRQGQGLGRRALEHLLNHLTGAERLYAVVYGNNARAKAFFQAQGFRHVKDGGPTLSWYVREL
- a CDS encoding ferredoxin; the encoded protein is MPHVICEPCIGVKDQSCVEVCPVECIYDGGDQFYIHPEECIDCGACVPACPVNAIFPEEDVPEQWKSYIEKNRKLAGLG
- a CDS encoding undecaprenyl-diphosphate phosphatase; the encoded protein is MGAMSLWEALLLGVVEGLTEFLPVSSTGHLTLLFHLLGLPIAEDPFLKTFLIAIQLGAILAILILYGRRFAVDRALWLRIGIAFLPTAAMGFLLYPLIKGKILGDDGIVVFFLFSVGLVLLLADRLAERARHGDVLELPLARVAWIGVFQGLAALFPGTSRSGATILGGLLLGLRRKAAAEFSFLLALPTMLAAVGYDLLKSAPQIPKGGWDLLFLGFLSALVTALLTVRWMLSFVERHGFRPFAYYRMALALVYAYFFLR